The following proteins come from a genomic window of Thermoleophilaceae bacterium:
- a CDS encoding MFS transporter — MTRAFAPLRVANYRRFFNGQLVSLTGTWIQTVAELWLVLQLTGSAVSLGLVSALQFAPMLLVGPWAGILADRLSKRRILIACQLGMAVPALSLFALTATGSVELWMVYALVLVRGFGHAVDHPVRQSFVMEMVGPAQVAGAVSLNAALVSCARLAGPAVGGVIIALAGVAPCFALNTVSFAAVVWALRGMDAAALHEAQPVARARGQLRSGLRYVRGTPELLVPLLAMAVVGTLAFNFRVLLPLMAEVDFDAGASVYGALGAAMGAGAVAGALASSWRRDPGLGRLAGLTVAFGVLMGGVALAPSVPVAIAVLVPLGAVSTAFAATVNSLLQLAVAPGMRGRVMALYSVVFLGSTPIGGPLAGWAAAHGGTRAAWLMGAAATLATGAALVALARGGWGQVLQSSIRPRGAVSDAGLQDLTPGGAPSASSSRRRPGSATACPRRASARTPAVPARAAAAPPPRPRRS, encoded by the coding sequence GTGACGCGCGCCTTCGCGCCGCTCCGGGTAGCGAACTACCGCCGCTTCTTCAACGGGCAGCTCGTCTCCCTCACCGGGACTTGGATCCAGACCGTGGCGGAGCTGTGGCTCGTGCTCCAGCTCACAGGCAGCGCGGTGTCGCTCGGCCTCGTCAGCGCGCTCCAGTTCGCGCCCATGCTGCTCGTGGGCCCGTGGGCGGGGATCCTGGCCGACCGTCTGTCAAAGCGGCGCATCCTCATCGCCTGCCAGCTCGGCATGGCCGTGCCGGCACTGTCGCTGTTCGCGCTCACCGCCACGGGGTCCGTGGAGCTCTGGATGGTCTACGCGCTCGTGCTGGTGCGCGGCTTCGGCCACGCGGTCGACCACCCGGTCCGCCAGTCCTTCGTCATGGAGATGGTCGGGCCGGCGCAGGTGGCCGGCGCGGTCTCGCTCAACGCGGCGCTCGTCTCGTGCGCGCGCCTGGCCGGCCCGGCCGTCGGCGGCGTGATCATCGCCCTGGCGGGCGTGGCGCCCTGCTTCGCCCTGAACACGGTCTCGTTCGCGGCGGTCGTGTGGGCACTGAGGGGGATGGACGCCGCGGCGCTGCACGAGGCCCAGCCCGTCGCGCGGGCGCGCGGACAGCTGCGCTCGGGCCTGCGCTACGTGCGCGGCACCCCGGAGCTGCTCGTGCCGCTGCTCGCGATGGCGGTCGTCGGCACGCTGGCCTTCAACTTCCGGGTGCTGCTGCCGCTGATGGCGGAGGTCGACTTCGACGCCGGGGCGTCGGTGTACGGCGCCCTCGGCGCGGCGATGGGCGCGGGCGCGGTGGCCGGGGCGCTCGCAAGCTCGTGGCGCCGCGACCCCGGGCTGGGCCGGCTCGCGGGGCTCACCGTGGCCTTCGGTGTGCTGATGGGCGGGGTGGCGCTGGCGCCCAGCGTGCCTGTCGCGATCGCCGTGCTCGTCCCGCTGGGCGCCGTCTCCACCGCCTTCGCCGCCACGGTCAACTCGCTGCTGCAGCTCGCGGTCGCGCCCGGGATGCGCGGACGGGTGATGGCGCTCTACAGCGTCGTGTTCCTCGGCTCCACGCCGATCGGCGGGCCGCTGGCGGGCTGGGCGGCCGCGCACGGCGGGACCCGCGCCGCCTGGCTGATGGGCGCGGCCGCGACGCTCGCCACGGGCGCCGCGCTGGTCGCGCTCGCCCGCGGAGGATGGGGTCAGGTCTTGCAATCCAGCATCCGGCCCCGAGGGGCCGTGAGCGATGCTGGATTGCAAGACCTGACCCCTGGAGGGGCGCCTAGCGCTTCTTCCAGCCGCCGCCGCCCAGGAAGCGCGACAGCTTGCCCCCGCCGCGCTTCGGCCCGAACACCGGCGGTCCCTGCTCGGGCGGCGGCAGCCCCTCCACCTCGGCCGCGACGATCGTGA
- a CDS encoding MarR family transcriptional regulator: MNDPELASRLRLAITRMARRLRQQGDPALSPSLVAALSTIERLGPLTPSELAEAERVQRPTVTRLAARLADAGLIERSSDEHDARVARLAVSGEGRRVLKALRTRKTAYLARRLERLDTADRAALERAADVLERLLDEDA, from the coding sequence GTGAACGATCCTGAGCTCGCCTCCCGCCTGCGGCTGGCCATCACGCGCATGGCGCGGCGGCTGCGCCAGCAGGGCGACCCCGCGCTCTCTCCCTCGCTCGTCGCAGCCCTCTCCACCATCGAGCGCCTGGGCCCGCTCACGCCGTCCGAGCTGGCCGAGGCCGAGCGCGTGCAGCGCCCCACCGTCACACGCCTGGCGGCGCGGCTCGCCGACGCCGGGCTGATCGAGCGCAGCTCCGACGAGCACGACGCGCGCGTGGCGCGCCTGGCCGTCAGCGGCGAGGGCCGGCGGGTGCTCAAGGCGCTGCGCACGCGCAAGACCGCCTATCTGGCGCGCCGCCTGGAGCGGCTCGACACCGCGGACCGCGCGGCGCTGGAGCGCGCCGCCGACGTGCTCGAGCGGCTGCTGGACGAGGACGCGTGA
- a CDS encoding citrate synthase: protein MAEERQESEQGGVATAGETLSVTDNRTGESYDLEITNGTVKAMDLRQIKVSDDDFGLMAFDPAYTNTASCRSEITFIDGEAGILQHRGYTIEDLCEHATYLEVAYLLIHGNLPTEDQLGEWMHEITIHTYVHENLKQFMQGFRYDAHPMGMLLGCMGALSTFYPDAKRLDDGEERRMAAVRLIAKLPTLAAFAYRHNLGLPYIYPDNDLSYPGNFLSMLYKMTEVKYEPDPRLERALDVLWILHADHEQNCSTSAVRSVGSSDVDPYSAVAAGVAALYGPLHGGANEAVLRMLDRIGTKENIPDFLQGVKDRKEKLMGFGHRVYKNYDPRARIIKKNVEEVFEVTGLNPKLEIAVELEKHALDDDFFVDRKLYPNVDFYSGLIYEALQIPTAMFTVMFAIPRTSGWIAQWLEMRRDDETKIARPRQMYVGERDRDWSPLEGRS, encoded by the coding sequence ATGGCCGAGGAGCGACAGGAGAGCGAGCAGGGTGGCGTAGCCACAGCCGGTGAGACGCTGTCCGTCACGGACAACCGCACCGGCGAGAGCTACGACCTCGAGATCACCAACGGCACCGTCAAGGCGATGGACCTGCGCCAGATCAAGGTCTCCGACGACGACTTCGGGCTGATGGCGTTCGACCCGGCCTACACGAACACGGCGTCGTGCCGCAGCGAGATCACCTTCATCGACGGCGAGGCCGGCATCCTCCAGCACCGCGGCTACACGATCGAGGATCTCTGCGAGCACGCCACCTACCTCGAGGTCGCCTATCTGCTCATCCACGGCAACCTGCCCACGGAGGACCAGCTCGGCGAGTGGATGCACGAGATCACGATCCACACCTATGTCCACGAGAACCTCAAGCAGTTCATGCAGGGCTTCCGCTACGACGCCCACCCGATGGGAATGCTGCTGGGCTGCATGGGCGCCCTCTCCACCTTCTACCCGGACGCCAAGCGGCTGGACGACGGGGAGGAGCGGCGCATGGCGGCGGTCCGGTTGATCGCCAAGCTCCCCACGCTCGCCGCCTTCGCCTACCGGCACAACCTCGGCCTGCCCTACATCTATCCGGACAACGACCTGAGCTACCCGGGCAACTTCCTCTCGATGCTCTACAAGATGACCGAGGTCAAGTACGAGCCCGACCCGCGGCTCGAGCGCGCCCTCGACGTCCTCTGGATCCTCCACGCCGACCACGAGCAGAACTGCTCCACGAGCGCGGTGCGGTCGGTCGGCTCCTCCGACGTGGATCCCTATTCGGCGGTGGCCGCGGGGGTGGCGGCGCTGTACGGGCCGCTGCACGGCGGCGCCAACGAGGCGGTGCTGCGGATGCTCGACCGGATCGGCACGAAGGAGAACATCCCGGACTTCCTCCAGGGCGTGAAGGACCGCAAGGAGAAGCTCATGGGCTTCGGTCACCGGGTCTACAAGAACTACGACCCGCGCGCCCGCATCATCAAGAAGAACGTCGAGGAGGTCTTCGAGGTCACCGGGCTGAACCCCAAGCTCGAGATCGCCGTCGAGCTCGAGAAGCACGCCCTCGACGACGACTTCTTCGTGGACCGCAAGCTCTACCCGAACGTGGACTTCTACTCGGGCCTCATCTACGAGGCGCTGCAGATCCCCACCGCGATGTTCACGGTGATGTTCGCCATCCCGCGCACGTCGGGCTGGATCGCCCAGTGGCTCGAGATGCGGCGCGACGACGAGACCAAGATCGCCCGGCCGCGGCAGATGTACGTGGGCGAGCGCGACCGCGACTGGTCGCCGCTCGAAGGCCGCTCCTAG
- a CDS encoding protein kinase, which yields MSELATGSEFAGHRIEGVAGRGGMGVVYVATHLALDRRVALKVITPQYAEDSGFRERFKRESKTAASINHPNVIPIYHAGEEDGLLYITMYLVEGTDLKDLIVSRGGLPPAEAAGLVSQVGDALDAAHARGLVHRDIKPGNVVIEGSDGQARAYLTDFGLTKKASSQSGLTGTGMFVGTLDYIAPEQLQGKPVDARSDVYALGCVLYQALSGQVPYPRDSEPAKIWAHMGEPPPSLAETAPGVPRDFEEVVGRAMAKEPEQRYPSAGDLGRAALAAAGGQNVAEPERSVAVGAAAGQPGSGATAVASAGATQAVPAGATAPAGPGLGDTPPSGFPAVTPPPSPYPGVAQPAKRSPLPFVLGGVGLVAVLAVILGVFVLGGGDEADPGNPAGDVVGSPIDVGDQPFDMATSLDGTIWIANLSDSSVSKLDEASGGVTPITIEGSAPSAIAASDDGVWAYTFSETITRIDPETNETRDITIPPLGDAVLLEAGAGAAWILDSENERVLRIDAASDEVSEPIDVGAGASGLAVGTDFVFVARENGEIVFISPTTQEVVGRPLEVGVDDLGGVGFVEGRLYVAARNRELREIDVASGVVGEPVQFPSGASFFDIGEDSLWITFPIANELRRFSLSEREPVGEPIEVERSPGGVIVGEQSVWVAHPNGDVVVEVDPGEGGG from the coding sequence ATGTCGGAGCTCGCAACTGGCTCGGAGTTCGCCGGCCACCGCATCGAGGGCGTCGCGGGGCGCGGCGGCATGGGCGTGGTGTACGTGGCCACCCACCTCGCGCTCGACCGCCGGGTGGCGCTCAAGGTCATCACGCCCCAGTACGCCGAGGACTCCGGTTTCCGCGAGCGCTTCAAGCGCGAGTCCAAGACCGCGGCGTCCATCAACCACCCCAACGTCATCCCCATCTACCACGCCGGGGAGGAGGACGGGCTCCTCTACATCACGATGTATCTCGTCGAGGGCACCGACCTCAAGGACCTGATCGTCTCCAGGGGCGGCCTGCCCCCCGCCGAGGCCGCCGGGCTCGTGTCCCAGGTGGGCGACGCGCTCGACGCCGCCCATGCCCGCGGCCTGGTGCACCGTGACATCAAGCCGGGGAACGTGGTGATCGAGGGCTCCGACGGCCAGGCCCGCGCCTACCTCACCGACTTCGGGCTCACCAAGAAGGCCTCATCCCAGAGCGGGCTCACCGGCACCGGGATGTTCGTGGGAACGCTCGACTACATCGCGCCGGAGCAGCTGCAGGGCAAGCCGGTCGACGCGCGCTCGGACGTGTACGCGCTCGGCTGCGTGCTCTACCAGGCGCTCAGCGGTCAGGTCCCATACCCGCGCGACAGCGAGCCGGCCAAGATCTGGGCCCACATGGGGGAGCCGCCGCCGTCGCTCGCCGAGACGGCTCCGGGAGTGCCGCGCGACTTCGAGGAGGTCGTCGGCCGGGCGATGGCCAAGGAGCCGGAGCAGCGTTATCCCTCCGCCGGCGACCTCGGCCGCGCGGCGCTCGCCGCGGCCGGAGGGCAGAACGTGGCCGAGCCCGAGCGCAGCGTGGCCGTGGGCGCCGCCGCGGGCCAGCCGGGCTCGGGAGCCACCGCGGTGGCATCCGCCGGCGCCACGCAGGCCGTGCCCGCCGGGGCCACCGCGCCTGCCGGCCCGGGCCTGGGGGACACGCCGCCCAGCGGCTTCCCCGCGGTCACGCCGCCGCCGTCGCCCTACCCGGGAGTCGCGCAGCCGGCGAAGCGCTCGCCGCTCCCGTTCGTGCTCGGCGGGGTGGGGCTCGTGGCGGTGCTCGCCGTGATCCTCGGCGTGTTCGTGCTCGGCGGCGGCGACGAGGCCGATCCCGGCAACCCGGCCGGCGACGTCGTGGGCAGCCCGATCGACGTGGGCGACCAGCCGTTCGACATGGCCACCTCGCTCGATGGCACGATCTGGATCGCCAACCTGTCCGACAGCTCGGTGAGCAAGCTCGATGAGGCGTCGGGCGGCGTCACGCCGATCACGATCGAGGGCTCCGCGCCGTCGGCCATCGCGGCCAGCGACGACGGGGTGTGGGCCTACACCTTCTCGGAGACGATCACGCGGATCGACCCCGAGACCAACGAGACGCGCGACATCACCATCCCGCCGCTCGGCGACGCCGTCCTGCTGGAGGCGGGTGCAGGAGCCGCCTGGATCCTCGACTCCGAGAACGAGCGCGTCCTTCGCATCGACGCCGCCTCCGACGAGGTGTCCGAGCCGATCGACGTCGGTGCGGGCGCCAGCGGCCTCGCGGTGGGCACCGACTTCGTGTTCGTGGCCCGCGAGAACGGCGAGATCGTCTTCATCTCCCCTACCACTCAGGAGGTCGTGGGGCGCCCGCTGGAGGTGGGCGTGGACGACCTCGGCGGGGTCGGCTTCGTGGAGGGGCGCCTGTACGTGGCGGCCCGCAACCGCGAGCTGCGGGAGATCGACGTCGCGTCGGGCGTCGTGGGCGAGCCGGTGCAGTTCCCCAGCGGCGCCAGCTTCTTCGACATCGGCGAGGACAGCCTCTGGATCACGTTCCCGATCGCCAACGAGCTGCGCCGCTTCTCGCTGTCGGAGCGCGAGCCGGTGGGCGAGCCGATCGAGGTCGAGCGCTCACCCGGCGGCGTGATCGTGGGCGAGCAGTCCGTCTGGGTGGCGCACCCCAACGGCGACGTGGTCGTGGAGGTCGATCCGGGCGAGGGCGGCGGCTAG
- the moaA gene encoding GTP 3',8-cyclase MoaA codes for MALDPLVDGHGRQIGDLRVSVTDRCNFRCQYCMPADGLPWLERAEVLSFEEIERLVTLLAAMGVADVRLTGGEPLVRRHFPRLVAMLARVPGVHDLSLTTNGYLLERDADALVEAGIGRVNVSLDSLQRDRFFEITRRDALPQVLRGLEALGRHPEVQPVKVNAIAMRGFSEHEALRFAEFARSTAYQVRFIEFMPLDADHRWTPDSVLTGEELRQMIDAVHPLEERPRQPSATARVFRFRDGQGEIGFINPVSEPFCADCNRVRLTADGKLRTCLFSLHETDLRGPLRDGAGDAELERVIRDAVWRKELKHHVGEEGFRQPPRTMSAIGG; via the coding sequence ATGGCGCTCGACCCCCTCGTCGACGGCCACGGCCGCCAGATCGGCGATCTGCGCGTGTCGGTCACCGACCGCTGCAACTTCCGCTGCCAGTACTGCATGCCCGCCGACGGGCTGCCGTGGCTCGAGCGCGCCGAGGTGCTGAGCTTCGAGGAGATCGAGCGCCTCGTGACCCTGCTCGCCGCCATGGGCGTGGCCGACGTGCGCCTCACGGGCGGCGAGCCGCTGGTGCGCCGGCACTTCCCGCGGCTCGTGGCCATGCTCGCGCGCGTGCCCGGCGTCCACGACCTGTCGCTCACCACCAACGGCTACCTGCTCGAGCGCGACGCGGACGCCCTCGTGGAAGCCGGCATCGGCCGCGTGAACGTCTCGCTCGACTCGCTCCAGCGCGACCGCTTCTTCGAGATCACCCGCCGCGACGCCCTCCCGCAGGTGCTGCGCGGCTTGGAGGCGCTCGGGCGCCACCCCGAGGTGCAGCCCGTCAAGGTCAACGCCATCGCCATGCGCGGGTTCAGCGAGCACGAGGCGCTGCGCTTCGCCGAGTTCGCGCGCTCCACCGCCTACCAGGTGCGCTTCATCGAGTTCATGCCGCTCGACGCCGACCACAGATGGACGCCGGACTCCGTGCTCACGGGCGAGGAGCTGCGGCAGATGATCGACGCGGTCCATCCGCTCGAGGAGCGCCCGCGCCAGCCCTCGGCCACCGCGCGCGTGTTCCGCTTCCGCGACGGCCAGGGCGAGATCGGCTTCATCAACCCGGTGTCCGAGCCGTTCTGTGCGGACTGCAACCGCGTGCGCCTGACGGCCGACGGCAAGCTGCGCACCTGCCTCTTCTCGCTGCACGAGACCGACCTGCGAGGCCCCCTGCGCGACGGCGCGGGCGACGCGGAGCTCGAGCGGGTCATCCGGGACGCCGTCTGGCGCAAGGAGCTCAAGCACCACGTGGGCGAGGAGGGCTTCCGCCAGCCCCCGCGCACCATGAGCGCCATCGGGGGGTGA
- the metF gene encoding methylenetetrahydrofolate reductase [NAD(P)H], with amino-acid sequence MRIDQILADRRPVFSFEFFPPKTDEGMDNLRAALAELKKDGPDFVSVTYGALGTTRGRTVEITRHIKQDLGIEAMAHMTCVGASKEEVCGVLDQVRDAGIENVMALRGDPPQGETEWKPHPGGLMYSTELAQLIRADYDFAVGAASFPEVHPDAPDMAHDLRFLKEKVESGVNFLITQLFFDNDLYFDFVEQARAAGIDVPIVPGIMPITNFAQIKRITGLCGASIPEQLEGELAARADDPEAVAELGVAYAALQCSDLLARGAPGIHFYTLNKSPATRAILAALRAAHPWDRVPEPV; translated from the coding sequence ATGCGCATCGACCAGATCCTCGCCGATAGGCGCCCGGTCTTCTCGTTCGAGTTCTTCCCGCCGAAGACCGACGAGGGCATGGACAACCTGCGAGCCGCGCTGGCCGAGCTCAAGAAGGACGGGCCGGACTTCGTGTCGGTCACGTACGGCGCCCTGGGCACCACCCGCGGGCGCACCGTGGAGATCACGCGCCACATCAAGCAGGACCTCGGCATCGAGGCCATGGCGCACATGACGTGCGTCGGAGCATCGAAGGAGGAGGTCTGCGGCGTGCTCGACCAGGTGCGCGACGCGGGCATCGAGAACGTCATGGCCCTGCGCGGCGACCCGCCCCAGGGCGAGACCGAGTGGAAGCCGCATCCCGGCGGGCTCATGTACTCCACCGAGCTCGCGCAACTCATCCGCGCGGACTACGACTTCGCCGTGGGCGCCGCGTCGTTCCCCGAAGTCCACCCCGACGCCCCCGACATGGCGCACGACCTTCGCTTCCTCAAGGAGAAGGTGGAGTCCGGGGTCAACTTCCTCATCACCCAGCTCTTCTTCGACAACGACCTCTACTTCGACTTCGTCGAGCAGGCGCGGGCGGCCGGGATCGACGTGCCGATCGTGCCGGGCATCATGCCGATCACGAACTTCGCCCAGATCAAGCGCATCACCGGGCTCTGCGGCGCCTCCATCCCCGAGCAGCTCGAGGGCGAGCTGGCGGCCCGGGCCGACGACCCGGAGGCGGTGGCTGAGCTGGGCGTGGCCTACGCCGCGCTGCAGTGCTCCGACCTCCTGGCCCGCGGCGCCCCGGGCATCCACTTCTACACGCTGAACAAGTCGCCGGCCACGCGCGCGATCCTCGCGGCGCTGCGGGCGGCGCACCCGTGGGACCGGGTGCCGGAGCCGGTCTAG
- a CDS encoding MBL fold metallo-hydrolase — protein MSEGREPRRRKREVARADKVLPGVWRLRLPLPWPGVPHVNAFAIAAGSGVVLVDTGLSEPGSLAQLERALDQAGLRLEHVRLLVCTHAHSDHYGMAAPIVEATGCELWMHPNHGHMTRPATDPERALERRIEVALQSGVPAEALERYRVQRKGSGLGIAGVVMPDRELLPGVEVDTDLGIWHVYETPGHAPSHVVLHQPERKLLLSGDHLIGRVSLYYDYGYTPDPAGEFLLSLDVVSELKVGLCLAGHGRPFRDVPALIAANRREVLAGIDRVKRALEPGPLTAYQLVPAVLGTAELNDMLVSWGLAQALCYLRHLELRDEAGRLDPEAEGTPERWALA, from the coding sequence ATGTCTGAGGGTCGCGAGCCGCGCAGGCGCAAGCGCGAAGTGGCGCGCGCCGACAAGGTCCTGCCCGGCGTGTGGCGGCTGCGCCTGCCGCTGCCGTGGCCGGGAGTGCCGCACGTGAACGCATTCGCCATCGCGGCCGGCAGCGGCGTGGTGCTCGTGGACACCGGGCTGTCCGAGCCCGGTTCGCTGGCCCAGCTCGAACGGGCCCTCGATCAGGCGGGCCTGCGGCTGGAGCACGTGCGCCTGCTGGTGTGCACGCATGCCCACTCCGACCACTACGGGATGGCCGCCCCGATCGTGGAGGCCACGGGCTGCGAGCTGTGGATGCATCCCAACCACGGCCACATGACCCGGCCCGCCACCGACCCCGAACGCGCCCTGGAGCGCCGCATCGAGGTGGCGCTGCAGTCGGGCGTGCCGGCCGAGGCGCTGGAGCGCTACCGCGTGCAGCGCAAGGGCTCGGGCCTGGGCATCGCCGGCGTGGTGATGCCCGACCGCGAGCTGCTTCCCGGCGTGGAGGTGGACACGGACCTGGGCATCTGGCACGTGTACGAGACCCCGGGGCATGCTCCCTCGCACGTGGTGCTCCACCAGCCCGAGCGCAAGCTCCTGCTCTCCGGAGACCACCTCATCGGCCGCGTCTCCCTCTACTACGACTACGGCTACACCCCGGATCCCGCGGGCGAGTTCCTGCTCAGCCTCGACGTCGTCTCCGAGCTCAAGGTGGGCCTCTGCCTGGCCGGCCACGGCCGCCCCTTCCGCGACGTGCCGGCGCTCATAGCGGCCAACCGGCGCGAGGTGCTGGCGGGCATCGACCGCGTGAAGCGCGCGCTGGAGCCGGGGCCGCTCACCGCCTACCAGCTCGTGCCGGCCGTGCTCGGCACCGCCGAGCTCAACGACATGCTGGTGAGCTGGGGGCTGGCCCAGGCGCTCTGCTACCTGCGCCACCTCGAGCTGCGCGACGAGGCCGGCAGGCTCGATCCCGAGGCCGAGGGCACGCCGGAGCGCTGGGCGCTGGCCTGA
- a CDS encoding FAD-binding oxidoreductase, with protein MATTPSQRRLKFWGWGYEDQQPAREELEQAAAGVRGHLGFGGEDVEHPAALEDLDMPAPRLDPPASLAEICSSGTWDRAAHAYGKAYRDVVRAFRGRIDNPPDVVAYPRDEGEVEAVLTWCADAGAAAIPFGGGTSVVGGVEARTGERPAVTIDLKRLGRVLEVDRSSRAARIQAGALGPALEDGLREHDLTLRHFPQSFEYSTLGGWIATRAGGHFATLHTHIDDFVESVRALTPSGPWESRRLPGSGAGPSPDRMLIGSEGILGVITEAWVRLQDRPRFKASCGVEFAGFAAGAETVRALAQSGLHPSNCRLLDPGEAALTGAAARGRALLVLGFESADHPVDAWMARAIEIAREHGGEPDEVRTSAEGGAGAWRGAFLQAPYLRDTLVACGVLSETFETAITWDRFGDFVAGVRERAEAAVAEVCGAGQVTCRLTHAYPDGAAPYFTVLAPARRGSELEQWDEIKAAASEAIESAGGTITHHHAVGRDHRPWYDRQRPDPFATALRAAKRAVDPGGVLNPGVLIDV; from the coding sequence ATGGCGACCACCCCCTCCCAGCGGCGGCTCAAGTTCTGGGGCTGGGGATACGAGGACCAGCAGCCGGCCCGCGAGGAGCTCGAGCAGGCGGCCGCCGGGGTGCGCGGGCATCTGGGTTTCGGGGGCGAGGATGTGGAGCACCCGGCCGCGCTCGAGGACCTCGACATGCCGGCGCCGCGGCTCGACCCGCCCGCGTCGCTGGCCGAGATCTGCTCGTCCGGCACGTGGGACCGCGCAGCCCACGCCTACGGCAAGGCGTATCGCGACGTGGTGCGGGCGTTCCGCGGCCGCATCGACAACCCGCCCGACGTGGTGGCCTATCCGCGCGACGAGGGCGAGGTGGAGGCGGTGCTGACGTGGTGCGCGGACGCCGGCGCGGCCGCCATCCCCTTCGGCGGCGGCACGAGCGTGGTGGGCGGGGTGGAGGCGCGCACGGGCGAGCGGCCCGCGGTGACCATCGACCTCAAGCGCCTCGGCCGGGTGCTCGAGGTGGACCGCTCGTCGCGCGCGGCGCGTATCCAGGCGGGCGCCCTCGGCCCCGCGCTCGAGGATGGGTTGCGAGAGCACGACCTGACGCTGCGCCACTTCCCGCAGTCGTTCGAGTACTCCACCCTGGGCGGCTGGATCGCCACCCGGGCCGGGGGCCACTTCGCCACGCTTCACACCCACATCGACGACTTCGTGGAGTCCGTCCGCGCGCTCACGCCCAGCGGCCCGTGGGAGAGCCGCCGGCTGCCCGGCTCGGGCGCCGGGCCCAGCCCCGACCGGATGCTCATCGGCTCGGAGGGCATCCTCGGCGTCATCACCGAGGCGTGGGTCCGGCTGCAGGACCGCCCGCGCTTCAAGGCGTCCTGCGGCGTCGAGTTCGCGGGCTTCGCGGCGGGGGCCGAGACGGTGCGCGCGCTTGCGCAGTCCGGGCTGCATCCCTCCAACTGCCGGCTGCTCGATCCCGGCGAGGCGGCGCTCACCGGCGCCGCGGCCCGCGGGCGGGCGCTGCTGGTGCTGGGCTTCGAGTCCGCCGACCATCCGGTGGACGCGTGGATGGCCCGCGCGATCGAGATCGCGAGGGAGCACGGCGGCGAGCCCGACGAAGTGCGCACGAGCGCCGAGGGGGGCGCGGGCGCCTGGCGCGGCGCGTTCCTGCAGGCTCCCTACCTGCGCGACACGCTCGTGGCCTGCGGCGTGCTGTCGGAAACCTTCGAGACCGCGATCACCTGGGACCGCTTCGGCGACTTCGTGGCCGGCGTCCGCGAGCGCGCCGAGGCTGCAGTGGCTGAGGTGTGCGGCGCCGGGCAGGTCACCTGCCGGCTCACCCACGCCTACCCGGACGGCGCCGCCCCCTACTTCACGGTGCTCGCGCCCGCGCGGCGCGGCTCCGAGCTGGAGCAGTGGGACGAGATCAAGGCTGCGGCCTCCGAGGCCATCGAGTCCGCCGGCGGCACCATCACCCACCACCACGCGGTGGGCCGCGACCACAGGCCCTGGTATGACCGCCAGCGCCCCGACCCGTTCGCGACGGCGCTGCGGGCGGCCAAGCGGGCGGTGGACCCGGGCGGGGTCCTCAATCCGGGGGTCCTGATCGATGTCTGA